ttaatatatcacAAAGGTTCTCAAGGAAAGCTCTGATCTAGAGAGTATATCTATTTCTGCCTCATCTGACTCTCTCTGCAGTTTTTTGACAACAATGGCTGTAATCACCGTTGACTTTCAGCTctgcttcatcttcatcttcctgTGGCTCCTCACACGCTTCTGCCTCTCTGCTTTCTtcttcaaaaaacaaaaagactaTAATCTACCTCCGAGTCCACCATCTCTACCTGTCATTGGTCATCTGCACCATCTCCTCTCTGTTCCAAGTCACAAATCTTTTCAGAAAGTCTCTTCCAAGTATGGTCCTCTCCTTCACCTCCGCGCTTTCAATATCTCAATCGTTCTAGTCTCATCAGGCTCCATGGCCCACGAAGTTTTGAGGACTCACGGCCTGAACTTTGCCACCCGTGACCGTGAGGTTCCTATAATGGAAAAATCGTTATTGTTTGGATCCTTTGGCTTTGTCTCAGCGCCTTATGGAGATTActggaagttcatgaagaaaCTATTAGTCACAAAGCTTCTCGGGTCTCATTCTCTCGAGCGGACACGGCTCATCCGCGGGGAAGAACTCAAGACATTCCGTGCTATGCTGTTTGACAAGGCGGCAAAGAGTGAGGCTGTTGACGTTGGTGAAGAGATGATGAAGCTGACGAATAACTCCATTTGCAGGATGATAATGGGGAGGAAATGTTCTGAGGAGGATGGTGAAGCAGAGAAAATCAGAAGCTTGGTGACTAAGTCACTTGGTTTGGTGAGGAAGTTCCTTGTAGCTAGCACGGTTGGTCGACTTCTCAAGAAGGTTGGGATCTCGCTGTTTGAAAAGGAGATCATGGAGGTCTCACAGAGGTACGATGAGTTGCTGGAGAAGATTATTAAGGAACATGAAGAGAATCCGAACCAGAAAGAGGACAGAGACATGATGGATGTTCTGTTGGCAGTTTGTGCAGATGACTACGCTGAGTTTAAGATTTTGAGGAACCAGATCAAAGGGCTTTTTGTGGTACTGTCTGAGTTTCTCTGCTTAAGGATCATTCAAAGTGTCTTATCTTAAAGCATTGTTCACTGGTTGTAGGAGCTTTTACTTGGAGGCACTGATACTTCAGCACAAACAACACAGTGGATAATGGCTGAACTGATTAGCCACCCTGAGATTCTTAAAACTTTGAGAGAAGAGATTGAATCTGTTGTTGGGAAAACGAGGTTGGTTCAAGAAACAGATCTCTCAAACCTGCCTTATTTGCAGGCTGTGGTGAAGGAAGGGCTAAGACTACACCCTCATTCGCCGATCTTGGTGAGGACTGCAACGGGAGGATGCAAGATCGGAGAGTTTTACATACCACAGAACACTACTATGATCATAAACTCTTACGCGGTGATGCGAGATCCGGATTCATGGGAGGAACCAGACGAGTTTCAGCCAGAGAGGTTCATGGTTTCTCCTTCAAAGGGGAAAGAAGAGATGAGAGAGCAGTTAGCTTTGAACTACCTTCCTtttgggagcggaagaagaggatGCCCTGGAACAAACTTGGGTTATATCTTCATTGGAGTAGCCGTTGGAACAATGGTTCAGTGTTTTGACTGGAGTGTTAATGGCAATAATGTGAATATGGAAGAGACTGGAGATATGACCCTGCGCATGGCTCATCCACTTAAATGCACTCTTGTTGCTAGAGTTGACCCTTCAGCCAGCTTTGAGCCAGTTGATGGTTGAGTTTGATATGTACTGTTGAAGTTGCAGACACACAGTATGTATTTCTGGTAATGTTGTTTTTGTACCATTCATAACAGAACTTGTTGTCTTTTATGTCTGAGACATCTGTTAAATAAGGGATGGTGATTGCGAAACTTCAGTTGTAAATGGGAAAAGTTGCAGATAACAAGAAAGGCTAAACGCGTCAAAGGAAGATAGTTGCACATTTTAGATTGTCTACTTTTAAGTTATCATTATACTTTCACTACCTACCTGCTACTTCTGATGATAAAGTTGTGCTTCCAGCTTCAGAAGAAGGCTCTACTGCCATAGAAAACACAtgagctctttttttttttttgataaactctATCGGCTGATCGCCTTCTATAGATGTCCAAAGGGAGTTTCATCTTAGTCACTGATTCATTGAACTGGTGCAAGCTTTGGGGTAGCCATTGGAACAATGGTAAAGTGTTCCGACTTGTAGTATCAATGGCGTTAAGGTTAACACAGAAGAGACTTCTCCTTGCACTGTTTATAACAGAACTTGTTGTCTTACTGTCTGAGACATCTGTTAAATAAACTCGTTTAAGTACAGGACAAGGTTGCAAGATTTTAGTACTAAATTAGAAGAAAGTTGCAGATAACAAGAAAAGCTGAAGGCAATAATAGTTTACACATTTTTAGATAAGTCTAACATTCAACTTATTATTACACTTTCATTAGTTGCTGCTACTCCTTAGTGATTGCCTCCAAAGCTTCTTCAAAAGAAGGCTCTACTGCCATAGAAAACACGGGAGTTCGCACTCTTTGGAGTCTGCTGGGAAGAGCTTGAGTTCTCTGATTGTGTTGGGCTATCCATGTCCAAAGGCAGTTTCATCTTAGCAAGTGATTCAGTGAACTGCTGCAAGCTCTTTGTGTACATGTCAACAATATCTTGCTGCACTACCTTTTGCTCTGGTTGTTCAAAGTTCACTGTCACAATCGGTTTCACAACCTCTTCACCATCGCCATTCTCGATGGTATCTGTTGGCTTCTTCTCCCCTTGCTCTGAACCTGAGTTGTTTTCTTCACttgatagcttcttcttcacttcTTGGTCTGAACCTGAGTTGTTGCCTTTGCTTGACAGTACTAAATCATCATCATGAGTACCCGAGGAACCAGAGCTAACTGCAATGGATGGAGAAGAGATTCCGTTTGTGATGTCCTTATTTGTTGGAGGTGCTTCTTCAACAGTGTCAACAACTGCAGACAGGACGCTGTTTACTTCCACAAAATCATCAGAATCAGTACCAGGAGTGGCCAAGTAACTAGACACCATCTGATTGTTCTCACAGACAATCTTCGGATCCAGAAACTCAGACTCATCAACCTCGATAGAAACCAACTCGGTCTCATCCACTCTTTCTTCAGCCGCGGGAACGTGCATCATCACCTCAGGGAACTCTCCAGCGTAGGAGAGAGACAACTCAACAAAACCTGCAGGAGAGTGGAACAAATCGGTTGAAGAAAGAGAGAACTCTTTCTCCAGCTTCCCGTTCTTCACAATCACTTCAGACAGAGGGACAAGAGCAAATCCAAGCAACTGATCCTCGAGATAGTTCCTCACGCGGCTCATCATGTATATCTCACACTTGAGCGAACAATCAACACTCTTCACATGGAACTGCAGAGTATCGTCGAAGACAGGGTTTCTCCCTCCACCGTTGATGATCTTCGTGGACAAGGAGGTCTCGGGATCGCTTGTGAGAGAGAGCTTAGCATACACATCTTGCTTATGGTAGATGCAGATGTTTTGGATGTCCCTAGCTTGGTGAACAAAAACCTCAAGCACACCCATGAAGCTGTCTGAATCAGCTTTCTTTGTGCTGCTTTCATCGTTGCCGTTCAAGTGGATACCGTTGAAGGTTGAGGCCACAGACTGTGGAGACTCCATTACAGAAactgcaaacaaacaaaaagacagCAGCTCAATTGGTTTAAACTCTCTACACAACTAAGCACATACACACAAACTCAAACCCTACcacaagaaacaaaaacttgTCTTAACAGAAGTGAAATCAATTACAGAACTTAAAGATGATGTAATTAGAAGCAAAGCTCAAGGAACTCCTCAAACAGAAActgcaaacaaacaaacaaacaataagacAGCAGTTCAACTGGAATTATCCCCATAAAAGTAGGGTCTGAACGCTCAACACAACTAAGTAAATACACACAAACTTAAACTCTAGCACAAAGAAACAGAAACTTGTCTTAACAGAAGCTATTTTAATCAAATCTCTGGCAAATTAAGATTATGTAATTACAAGCAAAGCTCAAGAACTCCTCAAACAAGTTTATTACCTGATCCGAAGCAATAAAAGCTAATAACTTTGATTATGATCAAGAGGGGCTTACTCAACTCACTAACTTactaataaaacaaacaatcaagCAGAGAAGCATCCTTTAAAACACACAACAAAGACAAAAAAGGGCATAGACAGATTCCAAGAAAGCAGTCAACTTTATCGAGGAAACAAACAAACCGCCCACAAACCAAGGGACGAGGACGAATGTTCCAGAATTAAAGGATTAAAGTTAGACAAAGACTAAAACTTTTAATTTCAATAAAGAAGAAGTTAAGGCTCTGTTTATAACCTTTAATCTCTGGGAGGagaagaaaagggtcaaaaagaagaaagctttcctctgttttctttctttcttcttcttgaatttTGCGCtgaggttttattttatttttctttcttgagcTTTGAgatagagaaggagaaggatgAAGGTGGAATTAGAAAGTGTAAAGAGAGGAACAATAATTGCGTTTATTGCTCTTTTAATATTCATACAAAAGACGAATATGAAGAAGACTTTTCTAGGTAGGCAAGCACGATCCACGGATTGTAGACGCCTCTCCTTTTTTGtggagtttttttgtttgtattccAATTTCTACACACCACAACGGCTCTTAAAGCTTCTAGTGAAACTTACccttttataaagaaaatatctttaaagtttgtatcttttttcttttcattttggtATTAGCAGGATGTTATGGACCAAGTTAAATAACTTTGGTATGGTCTCTTTACAAGATATTTGTTTGGCCTGGCTCGGTTAAAACATTATTTGTagcttaaaaattaagatacagTTCGAATTGGTTCTGCAACCTCCCACATTCCTAGTGTTTGTTGTTGGTAGTGGAAAAACCACTCACTTTTCTACCCTTTTAAGGCTTGGTTATGGCCTGCTACTAGAGCTAAAAGAAGAAACACAAGGTGGAAGTGACTAGAATGAGGAATCTGAATGTTATTCACAAAACTACACACAAAGAAACCAACATGATTGCTTTGGTATGCTTCCTTTGATGTTTGCTCTGTTCGGATGGGTTTCCTTAATAATGGTAAAAGAGTCTCAACCGCAAAAAAAAACAGCAGTCTCTAAATTATTAAGGCCAAATGACTTATATAGCAtaagaaacaaattatgacaaaaTAATTAGTGAttattttttagggtttattatTTAGGGGAAAATGTTGGGGTTtttaaactcttataaattattCTTAAGCATTTATAGATGATTTAAAaggattaatttaattttttcatcacaagtttgaaatatttatgacaaTAGTTCCGTTTAAaggtaaatttaaataatggtATCAAATTTGTGGTAAAATTGAAATTCTATTTGAACCCTAATCATTTAACTCAAACATAAATACAAATTCAAaagttattttgaatttttagtgaATGTTACTTCAAGATTTTCTTCTTGTGTGCCAATATTGGAACAAAAAAGGTGtttaaatgctatttttggGTTCTCAGTTAGGGCTTTTTGCAAGATTGACTCAAAATtcaaagtcaaacctaaaactaactcatgcttttcttgaatttttcttttgtcctattcaccctACAAGTTTAtgatattcacgaaaatgccatcaaatttttttatttttttttccgaaaatgacatttttactctctcaccctcattatcttcaagtaattacaagattgtcattgtcatcaataccccaaccaccatgaacaaccaatttgaagctcttaatgcacctaaaatcgatttacactctctctttctcacttgttatgaactaaaaacaacatctcctTCACTTTGCCtacatattcatccaaaaaactcaagcttttgattcaaatttttttatggtttatagagccattcaagcatactattcttggtgggttactttcgtttgagattctgggtggttggagaagactctgtgtgctaaggaagtcatctcactagtttaaggtgtgaaattgaaattttttccagatctgtttgtgtagaagacttacccgtaagtagtctggctgtagaagacttacgggtaagtcttctggtcaaacggacgacttacttttaagtcgtcatctttgtttgttaaaaaaaaatctagagaataccctagacgacttactgataagtcgtctaggataaatgggttagttttgcatttgacagaattgtgtcagatatttgacttttcctggacgacttacgagtaagtcgtctccgggaaaacaaaaatttcaatattttattaaatctggacgacttatctgtaagtcgtctcaggttacttttgcaattgaaaaataaaacttaaatatttaacttttcccagacgacttacgcggaagtcgtcaagtaagacgacttacttgaaagtcgtccaggataagcAAAGTCATCCAGATTTATTTCCTAGATTATGGTCAAACCTTGGTTATCTCGGACGACTTTCTTGTACGTCGTctgcctggacgactttcaagtaagtcgtctgggtaaagttaaatatataagtttctttttcgaattgcaaactaacctgagaagacttacgaataagtcgtctagctttaataaaatattgaaatttttgttttccctgagacgacttactggtaagtcgtccaggaaaagtcaaatatctgatacaattcggtcaaatgcaaaactaactcatttatcctagacgacttactggtaagtcatctaggtttttttttttttacaaacaaagctggacgacttacaagtaagtcgtcctatttaaaattcaattgcaaaaatgacctgtttggacgacttactggtatgtcgtctgcgtcaatgcttagtaaactttcattttctctatgtttactaatgtgttttattttgaatttttgtagatgatgcgtcagttacatgtagtgtatggagaatggttgttgaatgaTTGCCGTTaagattttgtggttgataatgtcaaaggagcgagaatcatttttttgggggaaggttcgacacatgttGAAtttcttgcaatggctcaagaagattataacctggacatgagcacagaatctgtggagataacctactcattaccagcagaaatgatgcaggctccagacacccctcctattcatgttacaagtgatagacaagttcgaaacttgctcgagataaccaaaacgcatggagtccggctttgtgtatcaagtcgtagcaaggtggaaacggtttcagagttcagggaagatgatgaagctgatgaatgttttgaagatgatgatgatgatttggttgaagatgaaaatcatgatggggaggaggacgatggggaggaagacgatggggaggaggatgctggtatctctattgttgctgaagcggacgagaatggtgaggattacagtgtttatggaaaggttgaagatgaggatgaggaagatgatgatatgtgttttgaagatatcgaaaagattgaaggaggaagatcgaatggtaacagtatctatgtcaaccagagttttgttagcaaggatgcactgctttcagagctgcggttgacagcagtgaggtttaagttctccttcagaatatacaagtcaacgaaaactctccttgtgacaacatgtccggttagtggttgtcaatggaaggtcagagcgagtgtgaaacatgggacaaacacgttttgggtaacaaagtatgtggaaaaacatacatgctcagcgggagaccgactcgctcagcggagacactgtactccgaagtatgttggtaggcttttcattgatcgtgttggaatcattgatgggttgaatccgcagcatatcactgatgcaatgaagaacatgtttggcatgacgcttgattacaccacttcatacagagcacttttatatgcacaaacattggtgagaggatcagcagaagatgggtattcgcgtctgccatcatatctcgagcaaatctccttagcaaatcccgattctatcacggctatagaacttgattctatcaatagatttaagtatctatttctctcttttggagcttctatcaaaggttttaagtatcagagaagggtcattgtggtggatgggactcacctaagtgggaaatatggaggtgttatgttagttgcagccgcacaagatgggaattttcagatatttccattggcttttgggatcgtagatgctgaagatgaaccttcttgggaatggtttttcacaaaattggctagttgtgtatctgatgagcagcttctggtgatagtctctgaccggcacgcggccattaaaagtgcgtgtgataaggtgtttccttgggaaacccgaggaatatgttattatcaccttcaagataacattgtcaaaaagtttaaagggaaacatctcttgtacttggtgaaaggtgctgcttatgctcatacggtttcagattttgaccggtatATGGCTGAGATAGagagtgcaaacccggaccttgcaacgtatttggagaatgccgacgtcagcctatggtcaagggtttattgtcagggggacatgtacaacataaagacaagcaacatcgctgaatctattaattccgctctgaagcgagctagaggatttctggttcagttcctgttggagttcataagagagaagctaggaaagtggttttggaaaaggagagaagatgctttgagtctcccaactcaacatagtcgaggtgttgaatacttgcttgctgttcgatcggagatagcggatacgatgacggtacaaccaatcgatggatggcgattctttgtgaaaggtgggaaaatggactgtgtggttgatttgaaatatggaaagtgtgattgtggtgtctatgcagtggaaaaaataccttgctctcatgctatagctgctggaacatctattggtttgcatatctccacacttgtatgtctagtgtactcaaaggattttctatttgcaggatactcagaaaatatatatccttgtgttggacaacaagttgaggaatgcacatgctttcctccggaaATAAAACGTGGTCCgggaagacagaagaaatcaagatggcaatcttggttggagctatccaggatgagaggacgcaaaccccggaagcaacacagggtttatagatgctcaaaatgcaaggaaactggccatacgaaaccacaatgtaagtcgtccagtgattagtcttccagaagcctttccattaagtcgtccataaggtcgtccagttagccgtccagggttttttattccagaagaccttcaagttagtcgtccagtgattagttttccagaagaccttcaattaagtcgtccagaaggtcgtccagttagtcgtccagggttttttcttccagaagaccttcaagttagtcgtccagtgattagtcttccagaagaccttcaattaagtcgtccagaaggctGTCCAGTTAGTCGttcagggttttttcttccagaagaccttcaagttagtcgtccagtgtttagtctatgtactaaaaatttgtgttatgaacttatatgtgtcaatttctttgtcaaattgcactaccaaacaaatttgagatggtcttgccctttatattatccgaaatatagttacaaaatgtcactgctcagaagactttccagactacttatagttaagtcgtccaacataccagacgacttaactgtaagtcatCTGCGcaaaatatagttacaaaatagggatcaagttcaaatacaaaatagggatcaagttcaaatacacacatcagcctaatctatcatacaaaataatCTAAAGTGGCCTATTTATCACCCGTCATACGTACCCAGGATGTCATCCATGTCCTTGTTTTCGAACTCATGCACGTCAGCaagctcttgaaatatatccaccgccatcttatccctcataCTCTTCCCGTTGGGCTTAGCAAagtcttttttactaaactctatcccaagagcatgacattcaatgtactttagagtgtacacgccacaatcaccagctcgggccagaggtatattggtcggtctctcatatgtgaatggcTCCAGGCTGTATTGGGCACGTACTTCGTCTGAGGAAGCgaactcaacaagcagataagggaccatgtagagaaaaggcttcattaccacatcgagttcttctggggagatactggaacaaatgctgtcaaagacgactatgtgcctcttagggatcgatatccacataGCAATCCAATGACTGTCAGTGAAGTttactggcgcatagatatcatcaatatccgtcccccaaaccttgttcgattggcaaaatgatggtatagtgcctgcataataattccacgccccaccagggagtcttcttcctaaatCGTTGTGATCAGGCTTcgagtccttaaaatccttgaagttggaagtccattgctgagcaaagagatgatcaaggaagcACATTCTCTCGCTCCTGATATGTTGTGGGTTAGCGTCGTACCTCTTCCTCAGTACATTAATCCAAACAtcaatatgctgcata
This Brassica napus cultivar Da-Ae chromosome C6, Da-Ae, whole genome shotgun sequence DNA region includes the following protein-coding sequences:
- the LOC106406382 gene encoding uncharacterized protein LOC106406382 → MESPQSVASTFNGIHLNGNDESSTKKADSDSFMGVLEVFVHQARDIQNICIYHKQDVYAKLSLTSDPETSLSTKIINGGGRNPVFDDTLQFHVKSVDCSLKCEIYMMSRVRNYLEDQLLGFALVPLSEVIVKNGKLEKEFSLSSTDLFHSPAGFVELSLSYAGEFPEVMMHVPAAEERVDETELVSIEVDESEFLDPKIVCENNQMVSSYLATPGTDSDDFVEVNSVLSAVVDTVEEAPPTNKDITNGISSPSIAVSSGSSGTHDDDLVLSSKGNNSGSDQEVKKKLSSEENNSGSEQGEKKPTDTIENGDGEEVVKPIVTVNFEQPEQKVVQQDIVDMYTKSLQQFTESLAKMKLPLDMDSPTQSENSSSSQQTPKSANSRVFYGSRAFF
- the LOC106402923 gene encoding cytochrome P450 705A22; this translates as MAVITVDFQLCFIFIFLWLLTRFCLSAFFFKKQKDYNLPPSPPSLPVIGHLHHLLSVPSHKSFQKVSSKYGPLLHLRAFNISIVLVSSGSMAHEVLRTHGLNFATRDREVPIMEKSLLFGSFGFVSAPYGDYWKFMKKLLVTKLLGSHSLERTRLIRGEELKTFRAMLFDKAAKSEAVDVGEEMMKLTNNSICRMIMGRKCSEEDGEAEKIRSLVTKSLGLVRKFLVASTVGRLLKKVGISLFEKEIMEVSQRYDELLEKIIKEHEENPNQKEDRDMMDVLLAVCADDYAEFKILRNQIKGLFVELLLGGTDTSAQTTQWIMAELISHPEILKTLREEIESVVGKTRLVQETDLSNLPYLQAVVKEGLRLHPHSPILVRTATGGCKIGEFYIPQNTTMIINSYAVMRDPDSWEEPDEFQPERFMVSPSKGKEEMREQLALNYLPFGSGRRGCPGTNLGYIFIGVAVGTMVQCFDWSVNGNNVNMEETGDMTLRMAHPLKCTLVARVDPSASFEPVDG